One Spirochaeta cellobiosiphila DSM 17781 DNA window includes the following coding sequences:
- a CDS encoding cell division protein ZapA, with amino-acid sequence MKNLLDVEVLGTSFTIKADEDPEYLRQVVEYLSKKVDETKEAVSIKDPLKIAVLTGIVVVDELMREKHKTGAPMSAETALAMEKITNGMIDRLEQILES; translated from the coding sequence ATGAAAAACCTTCTCGATGTAGAGGTCCTTGGGACATCTTTTACGATTAAAGCGGATGAAGACCCTGAGTACCTAAGACAGGTTGTTGAATATCTGTCTAAAAAAGTAGACGAGACAAAAGAAGCGGTCTCTATTAAAGACCCTCTTAAAATCGCCGTGCTCACCGGCATTGTTGTTGTGGATGAGCTGATGAGAGAAAAGCATAAAACCGGCGCGCCCATGTCTGCAGAAACGGCTCTAGCCATGGAAAAGATTACCAATGGTATGATTGACAGGCTAGAGCAAATATTAGAAAGCTAA
- a CDS encoding PilZN3 domain-containing protein — MAITTVQQLNRYLEIYKDNEVTFNKEIIKTTGLISKKVYLKVAGYQLPCVIYSLSLSKAKIIMSLEGDLLQKIRESSSGVSLRLCFSEDDNKEPVPFFIACRLAGSTPYNQGKSRNLFFLTMDFTQRPPDIFIETMGLILDARSSSKNRTNERIVVNESLLNKVGFSGVNAQIIIDRMPRKVIVRDISFGGVKVFIMGIGKFLMEKDAIFRLWHLESKNYLNIPGKTVRMEEVEGRKDIIAIAVQFEDPKVPIQYKVSLHNFFQLLQKTKKKTGSSEQ, encoded by the coding sequence ATGGCGATTACCACAGTTCAGCAATTAAATAGATACCTAGAGATCTACAAAGACAATGAGGTCACTTTTAACAAAGAGATCATTAAAACCACAGGATTAATATCCAAAAAAGTCTACCTTAAGGTAGCTGGGTACCAACTTCCTTGTGTGATATACAGTTTAAGCTTATCTAAAGCAAAGATCATTATGTCCCTGGAAGGAGATCTTTTACAGAAAATCCGTGAAAGTAGTTCAGGTGTTTCTTTGCGCTTATGTTTTAGTGAAGATGATAACAAAGAACCTGTTCCTTTTTTTATAGCCTGCCGATTAGCAGGATCAACACCTTACAACCAGGGTAAAAGCAGGAATCTTTTCTTTTTAACAATGGACTTTACCCAAAGACCTCCTGATATCTTTATTGAGACAATGGGTCTCATTTTAGATGCCCGTAGTTCAAGTAAAAATAGAACAAATGAACGTATAGTCGTTAATGAAAGCCTCCTGAACAAAGTTGGTTTTTCTGGGGTCAACGCTCAAATAATTATAGATCGTATGCCTCGAAAGGTTATCGTAAGAGATATCAGTTTTGGTGGTGTCAAAGTCTTTATTATGGGAATAGGTAAATTTCTGATGGAAAAGGACGCTATTTTTAGGCTATGGCATCTGGAATCCAAGAATTATCTAAACATTCCTGGGAAGACAGTACGTATGGAAGAAGTAGAGGGCCGAAAAGATATAATTGCTATAGCAGTACAATTTGAAGATCCAAAAGTACCGATTCAATATAAAGTAAGCCTTCATAATTTCTTTCAACTTCTCCAAAAGACCAAGAAAAAGACAGGCAGTTCTGAACAATGA
- the infC gene encoding translation initiation factor IF-3 → MAGKELRINEQIRVKEVRLVDAEGGQEVVTTTRALELAKERGLDLVEMAANAKPPVCKILDYGKYRFEQEKKLRESKKKQKLIKLKEVRMQPKIEKHDLEFKTKHISDFLEDGNKVKVTIRFRGRELAHTDRGKDVLAKVMELLGDENFNLDKNPSMEGRFMSMIISPKGKK, encoded by the coding sequence ATGGCTGGTAAAGAATTAAGGATCAATGAACAGATCCGAGTTAAAGAAGTTCGATTGGTTGATGCTGAGGGAGGACAAGAAGTTGTCACTACCACTCGAGCACTGGAATTAGCTAAAGAGAGAGGACTAGACCTGGTTGAGATGGCAGCAAATGCTAAACCACCGGTTTGTAAGATCTTGGACTACGGTAAATACCGTTTTGAGCAAGAAAAGAAGCTTCGAGAATCGAAAAAGAAGCAAAAATTAATCAAACTGAAAGAAGTTCGCATGCAGCCCAAGATTGAAAAGCACGATCTTGAGTTTAAAACCAAGCATATTTCTGATTTCCTAGAAGATGGTAATAAAGTCAAAGTGACGATCAGGTTCAGAGGACGAGAGCTAGCCCATACCGATCGTGGTAAAGACGTTTTAGCAAAGGTTATGGAACTTTTGGGTGATGAAAACTTCAACCTGGACAAGAATCCTTCTATGGAAGGCCGGTTCATGTCGATGATCATCAGTCCAAAAGGAAAAAAATAA
- the rplT gene encoding 50S ribosomal protein L20 — protein MPRAVDGTKRKDRRKKVLKQAKGYWGRRKTNIRTAKDAVKKALTYAYRDRKVKKREFRQLWIARISAAARAEGISYSQFINGLNKAEVQINRKALSNLAIEDPKAFSSLVETAKKALGA, from the coding sequence ATGCCACGAGCAGTTGACGGTACCAAACGTAAGGACCGCAGAAAGAAAGTCCTCAAGCAGGCAAAGGGATATTGGGGTCGAAGAAAAACCAATATCCGAACAGCGAAAGATGCTGTAAAAAAAGCTCTAACCTATGCTTACAGAGACAGAAAGGTTAAAAAGCGAGAATTCAGACAATTATGGATCGCTCGTATTTCTGCCGCTGCCAGAGCTGAAGGTATCAGCTATTCTCAGTTCATTAATGGACTAAACAAAGCAGAAGTGCAAATCAATCGAAAAGCCTTATCTAATTTGGCAATCGAAGATCCAAAGGCATTCAGTTCTTTGGTAGAAACAGCAAAAAAAGCTTTAGGAGCATAG
- the rpmI gene encoding 50S ribosomal protein L35: MMPKMKTRKSAAKRYKITGTGKVKYKKQNLRHILTKKSSKRKRNLRKAGVLADSEVKRVKKLLPYG, encoded by the coding sequence ATTATGCCTAAGATGAAGACACGTAAGAGTGCCGCAAAACGGTATAAGATTACCGGCACAGGAAAGGTTAAGTACAAAAAACAAAACCTTAGACATATCCTGACTAAGAAAAGTTCCAAGAGAAAAAGGAACTTAAGAAAAGCCGGTGTTCTGGCAGACTCTGAAGTAAAAAGAGTCAAAAAGTTATTACCTTACGGTTAA